From Vreelandella neptunia, the proteins below share one genomic window:
- a CDS encoding alanine/glycine:cation symporter family protein, translating into MDFTLPPLLTSLVDRGNGLLWGSVLIYLLIGAGLYFTVLTRGIQLRYFGHMFKLLRSSRQSNGGISSFQALSTSLAARVGTGNLAGVAVAIYFGGPGAIFWMWMTAMVGMATSFVESTLAQAYKTDHGDNTFRGGPARYIERGLGLRWLAVLFSICLIIAFGLAFNSVQANSIAQAMEQAFAIPTWAMGLVLMAVVAPIIFGGLKSIAKVAELVVPLMALLYLILALVVVGLNISDLPAAIMTIVRSAFGFEQAAGGAVGYAVSQAIMNGIQRGLFSNEAGMGSAPNAAATASTRPDHPAAQGFIQMLGVFLDTLVICTATAAIIIMAGPELMSGEENNGIQLTQMALSSHVGDWGGMFIAVAILLFAFTSVIANYSYGESNIEYLAGRRAPVAVFIYRLAVLAMIMIGSVASLGAIWNFADLSMGMMAIINLVAILMLSPVAFSLFHDYEKQLKAGKEPVFDPSLFPKLVNKVDPKAWPKK; encoded by the coding sequence ATGGATTTTACCCTTCCTCCGCTGCTGACATCGCTGGTGGATCGCGGCAATGGCCTGCTCTGGGGCAGTGTGCTGATTTACCTGCTAATTGGCGCAGGTCTTTATTTTACGGTGCTGACCCGCGGTATTCAGCTGCGCTATTTCGGCCATATGTTTAAGCTGCTGCGCAGCTCCCGACAATCAAACGGCGGTATCTCGTCGTTTCAAGCGCTCTCAACCAGTCTGGCGGCCCGAGTCGGCACCGGTAACCTGGCAGGTGTCGCGGTGGCTATTTATTTTGGTGGCCCCGGGGCTATTTTCTGGATGTGGATGACCGCAATGGTTGGGATGGCGACCAGCTTTGTGGAGTCGACCTTGGCCCAGGCGTATAAAACCGACCACGGCGATAACACCTTCCGTGGTGGCCCTGCGCGTTATATTGAGCGTGGTTTAGGCTTGCGCTGGCTGGCTGTGCTGTTCTCTATCTGTTTGATTATTGCCTTTGGGTTGGCGTTCAACAGCGTTCAGGCCAACTCCATCGCCCAGGCCATGGAACAGGCGTTCGCCATTCCCACCTGGGCCATGGGGTTAGTTTTGATGGCAGTTGTGGCGCCGATCATCTTTGGCGGTTTAAAGTCGATTGCCAAGGTGGCTGAGCTGGTGGTTCCGCTCATGGCGCTGCTCTACTTAATTCTGGCGCTGGTGGTCGTGGGTTTGAATATCAGCGACTTGCCCGCTGCGATCATGACCATTGTGCGCAGTGCTTTTGGCTTTGAGCAGGCGGCCGGTGGGGCAGTAGGCTACGCGGTTTCCCAGGCGATTATGAACGGTATTCAGCGCGGGCTGTTTTCCAATGAAGCGGGTATGGGCTCGGCGCCCAATGCCGCGGCTACGGCCTCTACGCGGCCAGATCATCCTGCGGCCCAGGGCTTTATTCAGATGCTCGGTGTGTTTCTGGATACGCTAGTGATTTGCACCGCCACGGCGGCAATCATCATTATGGCCGGGCCGGAGCTGATGTCGGGTGAGGAGAACAACGGCATTCAGTTGACTCAAATGGCACTCTCCAGCCATGTGGGTGATTGGGGCGGTATGTTTATCGCGGTGGCGATTCTGTTATTTGCGTTTACCTCGGTGATTGCCAACTACTCCTACGGCGAGTCCAACATTGAGTACCTGGCCGGGCGCCGCGCCCCGGTTGCCGTGTTTATTTACCGCTTAGCGGTGTTGGCGATGATCATGATCGGTTCGGTGGCAAGCTTGGGGGCGATTTGGAACTTCGCCGACCTCTCTATGGGCATGATGGCGATTATTAACCTGGTCGCTATTTTAATGCTGTCACCGGTGGCTTTCTCGCTCTTCCACGACTACGAAAAGCAGTTAAAAGCAGGTAAAGAGCCTGTGTTTGATCCCAGCCTTTTCCCCAAGCTGGTTAATAAAGTTGACCCCAAGGCCTGGCCCAAGAAGTAA
- a CDS encoding MGMT family protein, protein MARPELLEQIYTIVDQIPPGRVTTYGRIAAMTEGATPRMVGSAMRHLPDGHQLPWHRVIASSLKLADHGGAERQHRKLRDEGVLFDAKGRVPAHLVWPD, encoded by the coding sequence ATGGCTCGGCCGGAATTACTCGAACAGATCTACACCATTGTCGATCAAATTCCGCCCGGGCGTGTGACGACTTATGGCCGCATTGCCGCAATGACCGAAGGCGCCACCCCACGCATGGTAGGTTCGGCGATGCGCCACCTGCCGGATGGCCACCAGTTGCCTTGGCATCGCGTGATCGCATCGTCGTTGAAACTTGCCGATCACGGTGGCGCCGAACGTCAACACCGCAAATTACGCGATGAGGGCGTGCTGTTTGATGCCAAAGGCCGCGTTCCAGCACACCTCGTTTGGCCTGATTGA
- a CDS encoding NADPH-dependent 2,4-dienoyl-CoA reductase, protein MSQTPAYPNLFRPLTIGHLTLPNRVLMGSMHTNLEEAPNGFERLAAFYAERAREGVSLIVTGGIAPNAEGAVFQGAHALVDEAQLPEHRQVVDAVHAEDGHLCMQILHAGRYAYSPDLVAPSAIQAPINPFMPKALASDEVEQQIADYVRCASLAQQAGYDGVEIMGSEGYLINQFICQRTNQRDDEWGGAFENRMRFAVEIVRRVREAVGERFVIIFRLSMIDLVEEGSTWEEVVTLGQAVEAAGANVINTGIGWHEARVPTIVTSVPRAAFTEVTRRIKSALSIPLITTNRINMPDVAERVLAAGHADMVSMARPFLADPAWVRKAEEGLAEEINTCIACNQACLDHTFAGKLTSCLVNPRACHETELTIEPTQTPKRVAVVGGGPAGLATAVTAASRGHSVVLFEQRSELGGQFNYARKIPGKEEFNETLRYYRVMLEKYAVEVRLNTTASAETLADFDEVVMATGVKPRELNLPGHDHSKVLSYAEAIESPERVGRKVAVIGAGGIGFDVSELLAHQGHPALDIAEWCDEWGVDLAVGERGGLKAPTAPVVPREIVMLQRKTSKPGKYLGKTTGWVHRASLKQRGVETLTGCEYLKIDDEGLHIRRDGVDQVLAVDSLVVCAGQESVRDLLAPLERSRAAVHIIGGADEASELDAKRAIEQGTRLAASL, encoded by the coding sequence ATGAGCCAAACGCCCGCGTACCCAAATCTGTTTCGCCCACTGACCATTGGTCATTTAACGCTGCCCAACCGCGTATTGATGGGCTCAATGCATACCAACTTGGAAGAGGCGCCCAATGGTTTTGAGCGCTTAGCGGCATTTTATGCCGAGCGGGCGCGGGAAGGGGTTAGCCTGATCGTCACCGGCGGTATTGCCCCCAATGCGGAAGGCGCCGTATTCCAGGGCGCCCACGCGCTCGTTGATGAGGCGCAGTTGCCAGAACACCGCCAGGTGGTCGACGCGGTGCATGCTGAGGACGGTCATCTGTGCATGCAGATTCTTCACGCCGGGCGTTACGCCTACTCGCCGGATCTTGTGGCACCTTCGGCTATTCAGGCGCCGATCAATCCCTTTATGCCTAAAGCACTCGCTAGTGATGAGGTTGAGCAACAAATTGCTGACTACGTTCGCTGCGCAAGTTTAGCTCAACAAGCGGGTTACGATGGCGTTGAGATCATGGGATCAGAAGGTTACCTGATCAATCAGTTTATCTGCCAGCGTACCAACCAGCGTGACGATGAGTGGGGTGGGGCGTTTGAAAACCGTATGCGCTTTGCGGTCGAAATTGTGCGCCGTGTTCGCGAAGCGGTGGGCGAACGGTTCGTGATTATCTTCCGCCTTTCGATGATTGATTTGGTCGAAGAGGGCAGCACCTGGGAAGAGGTCGTCACGTTGGGCCAGGCGGTCGAAGCCGCCGGGGCAAATGTGATCAATACCGGTATTGGTTGGCACGAAGCCCGGGTGCCCACCATTGTCACCAGCGTGCCCCGGGCCGCCTTTACCGAGGTGACTCGGCGGATCAAGTCGGCGCTGTCAATTCCGTTGATTACCACCAACCGCATCAATATGCCTGATGTGGCCGAGCGTGTACTGGCGGCGGGCCATGCAGATATGGTTTCCATGGCGCGGCCTTTCCTGGCGGATCCCGCCTGGGTACGCAAAGCCGAAGAGGGCCTGGCGGAAGAGATCAATACCTGCATCGCCTGTAATCAGGCCTGCCTGGATCACACTTTTGCTGGCAAGCTGACGTCTTGCCTGGTTAACCCTCGCGCTTGCCATGAAACCGAACTGACTATTGAGCCGACACAAACGCCCAAACGGGTAGCCGTGGTGGGCGGCGGCCCGGCGGGGCTGGCAACGGCTGTAACAGCCGCTAGCCGCGGCCATAGCGTGGTGCTGTTCGAACAGCGCAGTGAGCTGGGCGGGCAGTTTAACTACGCGCGTAAGATTCCTGGCAAAGAGGAGTTTAACGAAACCCTGCGCTACTACCGGGTGATGCTGGAGAAATATGCGGTAGAAGTACGTCTAAATACTACGGCAAGCGCAGAAACCCTCGCCGATTTCGATGAGGTGGTCATGGCCACCGGCGTTAAGCCCCGGGAACTCAATCTTCCAGGTCACGACCACAGCAAAGTGCTGAGCTACGCCGAAGCGATCGAATCCCCTGAGCGTGTTGGGCGTAAAGTAGCGGTGATTGGCGCGGGAGGTATTGGTTTTGATGTCTCCGAACTGCTGGCACACCAAGGCCATCCAGCGTTGGACATTGCTGAATGGTGCGACGAGTGGGGCGTTGATTTAGCAGTCGGCGAGCGGGGCGGTTTAAAAGCGCCGACGGCGCCCGTGGTTCCCCGTGAGATTGTCATGCTCCAGCGTAAAACCTCCAAGCCCGGCAAGTACCTGGGGAAAACCACCGGTTGGGTTCACCGCGCATCGCTTAAGCAGCGGGGGGTGGAAACCCTCACCGGCTGCGAATACCTCAAAATCGACGACGAGGGGCTGCATATTCGCCGCGATGGCGTTGACCAAGTACTTGCCGTGGATAGCTTGGTGGTGTGCGCCGGGCAAGAGTCAGTGCGTGATCTGCTGGCGCCGCTGGAGCGTTCGCGGGCGGCGGTACATATCATCGGCGGCGCGGATGAAGCCAGCGAGCTGGATGCCAAGCGCGCAATTGAGCAGGGCACTCGTCTGGCGGCGAGTTTGTAA
- a CDS encoding TVP38/TMEM64 family protein, with protein sequence MSRTLGKGVGLLVIVVLLGVMWQVLQRYDLLTQARLSEFIAYIRQWRTAPWMFAAVMATYASALLVMFPLSLLVVVTGLLFGPIWGLAYATLGTLTSSVVSYWVGHWLGREALMRYGGRHLRGLSGYLSKRGIRTMTVINLLPLAPFTLTNMLAGAFHLKFRDYMIGSTLGIVPGLAAVILLGSQLGALFTAASTKEIILAAVGLAAGLGLLIGLKRYANRRQAVKKQPHREGE encoded by the coding sequence ATGTCGCGGACATTGGGTAAGGGCGTAGGCCTGCTGGTAATCGTCGTGCTGCTGGGCGTCATGTGGCAGGTACTGCAGCGCTACGACCTACTTACCCAGGCGCGCCTTAGCGAATTTATCGCTTACATTCGCCAGTGGCGTACCGCGCCCTGGATGTTTGCTGCGGTCATGGCCACTTATGCCAGCGCCCTGCTGGTGATGTTTCCACTTAGCCTACTGGTGGTGGTGACTGGCTTACTGTTTGGCCCGATATGGGGGCTAGCGTACGCCACGCTAGGCACATTGACCTCGTCGGTTGTGTCTTACTGGGTGGGCCATTGGTTAGGCCGTGAGGCGCTTATGCGTTATGGCGGGCGTCACCTGCGCGGCCTATCGGGTTACTTATCCAAGCGCGGCATTCGCACCATGACGGTGATTAACCTGCTGCCACTCGCTCCCTTCACGCTCACTAACATGCTGGCGGGCGCTTTTCACCTTAAGTTTCGCGACTATATGATCGGCTCCACCCTGGGGATCGTGCCGGGGCTGGCAGCGGTGATTTTATTGGGCAGCCAGCTAGGCGCACTGTTCACCGCGGCCTCGACCAAAGAAATTATCTTAGCGGCTGTCGGGCTAGCGGCCGGCTTGGGCCTGTTAATAGGCCTTAAACGCTATGCTAACCGGCGCCAAGCGGTAAAAAAACAGCCTCACCGCGAAGGCGAGTGA
- a CDS encoding FMN-dependent NADH-azoreductase, protein MTTRALVITSSILAENGQSNALANRFLAQANARNDIDVTQRDVVKTSLPHLDISELGAWQVAAAERTAEQQALAARSDELLAELRANDVLVIAVPMYNLGIPSQLKAWFDRVLRAGETFRYTENGPQGLVEGKRAIILAARGGQYAGTEFDSQTPHLKAMLGLMGIKDTHVVYAEGLNMGDQQREAALKEAFQAIDQLVEGL, encoded by the coding sequence ATGACGACCCGTGCCCTGGTAATAACCTCTTCTATTCTGGCTGAAAACGGCCAATCCAATGCGTTGGCTAATCGCTTTTTAGCGCAGGCTAATGCCCGCAACGATATCGACGTTACCCAGCGTGACGTGGTGAAAACCTCGCTCCCTCACCTGGATATTAGTGAACTGGGGGCTTGGCAGGTGGCGGCCGCAGAGCGTACCGCTGAGCAGCAGGCGTTAGCCGCGCGCTCGGACGAACTGTTGGCTGAGCTGCGCGCTAATGATGTGCTGGTCATTGCGGTACCGATGTACAACCTGGGCATTCCTTCACAGCTGAAGGCGTGGTTTGACCGTGTTCTGCGTGCCGGTGAAACGTTCCGCTATACCGAAAACGGCCCGCAAGGGTTGGTGGAAGGCAAGCGAGCGATTATTCTTGCAGCGCGCGGTGGTCAGTACGCGGGCACTGAATTTGACAGCCAGACGCCCCACCTGAAAGCCATGCTGGGGCTGATGGGAATTAAAGATACCCACGTGGTCTATGCTGAAGGCTTGAATATGGGTGACCAACAGCGCGAAGCTGCTCTCAAAGAAGCTTTCCAAGCGATCGATCAACTGGTTGAGGGGCTTTAA
- a CDS encoding bifunctional GNAT family N-acetyltransferase/carbon-nitrogen hydrolase family protein: MSLEELHLNLRNLMSDDYDQLKALMDAVYHDIGGAWPKRTIDKLIQEFPDGQIAIEDDGLLVGVALTVQVDYDEFSNPHKYDDLIGHREIILNDEDGDAMYGLDVLIHPDYRGYRLGRRLYEARKELCRSMNLRAILAGGRIPEYHQHADELTPAQYIDKVSRKEIYDPILSFQQANDFQVKRLLRKYLPEDEQSRGYATLLEWNNILFEPAASVLDNKPTQVRVGAVQWQMREFSSVEAALQQIEYFVDALSDYQSDFAVFPELFNAPLMGLQDRAAQQDQMGAIRFLAGFTERFKTELSRMAVSYNINIVGGSMIEVGDDDRLYNIAYLFHRDGTVERQAKLHITPQERRDWVIEGGDELQVFDTDAGRVGILICYDVEFPELGRLLADQDMDILFVPFWTDTKNGYLRVRHCSQARAIENECYVVLCGSVGNLPSIENLDIQYAQSAVFSPSDFAFPHDAVLAETTPNTEMIFFSDLDLTRLTVVRAEGSVTNLKDRRKDLFDLRWRDWSWKSGANLED, from the coding sequence ATGTCCCTGGAAGAACTGCATCTTAATCTGCGCAACCTAATGAGCGATGACTACGATCAGCTCAAGGCATTGATGGACGCTGTCTATCACGATATCGGCGGAGCATGGCCGAAGCGCACCATCGACAAACTAATCCAGGAATTTCCCGACGGCCAAATCGCCATTGAAGACGATGGCCTTCTGGTGGGCGTAGCGCTCACCGTTCAGGTGGATTACGACGAATTCTCCAACCCGCATAAGTACGATGACCTGATCGGCCATCGCGAGATCATCCTCAACGACGAGGATGGTGACGCGATGTACGGGCTGGATGTGCTGATTCACCCGGATTACCGCGGTTATCGCCTGGGCCGCCGCCTTTACGAAGCGCGTAAAGAGCTGTGCCGCTCAATGAACCTGCGGGCGATTCTTGCCGGTGGGCGTATTCCTGAGTACCACCAACACGCCGATGAGCTCACGCCTGCTCAATACATCGATAAAGTCTCGCGCAAAGAGATCTACGATCCGATCCTGTCTTTCCAGCAGGCCAATGACTTTCAGGTAAAGCGGCTACTGCGCAAATACCTCCCGGAAGATGAGCAGTCGCGAGGCTACGCCACCCTGTTGGAGTGGAACAACATTCTGTTTGAGCCCGCTGCCAGCGTGCTCGACAACAAACCGACCCAAGTACGGGTGGGGGCGGTGCAGTGGCAGATGCGTGAGTTTTCATCGGTGGAAGCCGCGCTTCAGCAGATCGAATACTTCGTAGATGCGCTCTCCGACTACCAGAGTGACTTCGCGGTATTCCCGGAACTGTTCAACGCGCCGTTAATGGGCCTCCAAGACCGCGCCGCCCAGCAGGATCAAATGGGCGCGATTCGCTTTTTGGCCGGTTTCACCGAGCGCTTTAAGACTGAACTGTCGCGTATGGCAGTCTCCTACAATATCAATATTGTCGGTGGCTCGATGATTGAAGTAGGTGATGATGACCGACTCTACAACATCGCCTACCTCTTCCATCGCGACGGCACCGTTGAGCGCCAGGCCAAGCTGCATATTACGCCTCAAGAGCGCCGCGACTGGGTGATCGAGGGCGGCGACGAGCTACAGGTGTTCGATACCGACGCTGGCCGCGTGGGCATCCTGATCTGCTATGACGTGGAGTTTCCAGAACTTGGCCGACTGCTTGCCGACCAGGACATGGACATTCTGTTTGTGCCCTTCTGGACCGACACCAAAAACGGTTACCTACGCGTGCGCCATTGCAGTCAAGCGCGGGCGATAGAGAACGAGTGCTACGTGGTGCTCTGCGGCAGCGTCGGCAACCTGCCTTCGATTGAAAACCTGGATATCCAGTACGCCCAATCAGCGGTGTTCTCGCCGTCTGACTTCGCGTTCCCCCACGATGCAGTGCTGGCGGAAACCACGCCCAATACAGAGATGATCTTCTTCTCGGACTTGGATCTCACCCGCCTAACGGTAGTACGTGCCGAAGGTTCGGTGACCAATCTTAAAGACCGCCGCAAGGATCTGTTTGATCTACGCTGGCGCGACTGGTCGTGGAAATCAGGTGCCAATCTGGAGGATTGA
- a CDS encoding ABC transporter substrate-binding protein, with translation MTHLKPLASGIALATTALFATAAHADDQTLDFGVPAWPGITVKTAIAEQLLNPLGYETSTQEIGLQVIYQGIESGDIDAFLGAWLPAQREMFNPRKESGVLIDVANNVDGAQMTLAVPEYLYESGIQSFADLDENREQFEGEIYGFGAGSAASEILHNAIDNDTWGLGDWQVVDTSEVGMLSAARDAISREEPIVWVGWTPHWMNLELPMRYLEDPEDLFGENNGESDVLTLLRSDYAEANPNVVTFFEQFTFSAEEQSWMIQAFGQEEQDLADVAEQWINDHPERIEAMLADVTTTDGDPAWPVIEAQLNN, from the coding sequence ATGACACACCTTAAACCTCTCGCCTCAGGCATTGCCCTCGCCACTACCGCGCTATTTGCCACGGCGGCTCACGCCGACGATCAAACCCTCGACTTCGGTGTGCCCGCATGGCCCGGCATTACGGTAAAAACGGCCATCGCCGAACAGCTATTAAACCCACTCGGCTACGAAACCAGCACCCAGGAAATCGGCCTGCAGGTGATTTACCAGGGTATTGAAAGCGGCGATATCGACGCCTTCCTAGGCGCTTGGCTGCCTGCCCAGCGTGAGATGTTCAATCCTCGCAAGGAGTCGGGTGTACTGATTGACGTGGCGAATAACGTCGACGGTGCGCAAATGACCCTGGCGGTGCCGGAGTATCTTTATGAGAGCGGCATTCAGAGCTTTGCTGATTTAGACGAAAACCGCGAACAGTTCGAAGGTGAAATCTATGGCTTCGGCGCAGGCTCTGCTGCCAGTGAGATTCTTCACAATGCCATTGACAACGACACCTGGGGGCTAGGTGACTGGCAGGTAGTCGATACCAGTGAAGTGGGCATGCTTTCCGCTGCACGTGATGCCATTTCCCGTGAGGAACCGATTGTCTGGGTAGGCTGGACGCCCCACTGGATGAACCTTGAACTGCCCATGCGCTACCTGGAAGATCCTGAAGACCTGTTCGGTGAGAACAACGGTGAAAGCGATGTGTTGACGCTGCTGCGCAGTGACTACGCTGAAGCCAACCCCAACGTCGTGACCTTCTTTGAGCAGTTTACCTTTTCGGCTGAAGAGCAGAGCTGGATGATTCAGGCGTTTGGCCAGGAAGAGCAAGACCTTGCCGACGTCGCCGAACAGTGGATCAACGACCATCCAGAACGCATTGAAGCAATGTTGGCAGACGTCACCACCACAGATGGCGATCCTGCTTGGCCGGTCATTGAAGCCCAGCTCAACAACTAA
- a CDS encoding TauD/TfdA family dioxygenase, whose protein sequence is MNSTAETTLTPPHTNTPEMGELSPYQAGPVLTQAMLASNGVALEWQDGLQTTLPLLWLRDHCACQSCRHPQTRERLYLPLEPITEPPNVALLDGHLHLQWQDGHVSAFHSGWLYQRRPEAELTSAVPNAKPWVDNFTPEHISHSDFLTPQGEKAWLTAMLRDGLALITDGPLAEEEVSRLAERIGPLRATNFGARFDVRSKPNPNNAAYTAVGLPLHIDLPNWRQPPDIQLLYCLQNGASGGESLFADGARVVEALRQVSPEALAILSETPIDFRFQDETHDISMRAPVITLDSAGNLVEMRLNNWIRDALHLPVEQMDAWYSAYALLWKLFHSEAHQLEFTLLPGQMVAFDNRRVLHGRREFDPNSGARHLQGTYLDRDMLASRLRVLARHV, encoded by the coding sequence ATGAACAGCACAGCAGAGACCACCTTAACGCCCCCCCATACAAATACCCCCGAAATGGGCGAATTAAGTCCTTATCAGGCAGGCCCGGTACTCACTCAAGCGATGCTTGCTTCCAATGGCGTTGCCCTTGAGTGGCAAGATGGCCTGCAAACCACTCTGCCCCTACTCTGGCTGCGCGACCACTGCGCCTGCCAATCCTGCCGCCATCCGCAAACCCGGGAAAGGCTCTATCTGCCGCTTGAGCCAATCACTGAGCCACCCAACGTTGCGCTGCTAGATGGGCACTTACACCTGCAATGGCAAGATGGTCATGTCAGTGCCTTTCATAGCGGCTGGCTTTACCAGCGCCGCCCGGAAGCCGAGCTGACTTCTGCGGTACCCAACGCTAAGCCTTGGGTAGATAACTTCACTCCCGAGCACATCAGTCATAGCGATTTTTTAACTCCTCAAGGCGAGAAAGCCTGGCTAACTGCCATGCTACGCGACGGGCTGGCACTGATTACCGATGGCCCATTGGCAGAAGAGGAAGTGAGCCGCTTGGCTGAACGTATTGGCCCCCTGCGCGCCACCAACTTTGGCGCTCGCTTTGATGTACGTTCAAAACCCAATCCCAACAATGCGGCGTATACCGCGGTAGGGTTGCCACTGCATATCGATCTACCCAACTGGCGCCAACCGCCAGACATTCAGTTGCTCTACTGCCTGCAAAACGGCGCCAGCGGCGGCGAATCGCTGTTTGCCGATGGCGCTCGGGTCGTAGAAGCACTGCGCCAGGTGTCTCCAGAAGCGCTGGCGATTCTTAGCGAAACGCCGATTGATTTTCGCTTTCAGGATGAGACCCACGATATTTCAATGCGAGCCCCAGTAATCACCCTGGATAGCGCTGGCAACCTGGTTGAGATGCGCCTGAATAACTGGATTCGCGATGCCCTTCACCTACCGGTAGAGCAGATGGACGCCTGGTACAGCGCTTATGCACTACTGTGGAAGCTGTTCCACAGCGAAGCACACCAGCTAGAGTTCACCCTTCTTCCAGGTCAGATGGTCGCTTTTGATAACCGCCGGGTACTCCACGGACGGCGCGAGTTCGACCCTAACAGCGGCGCACGCCATTTACAGGGCACCTATTTAGACCGCGACATGCTGGCTTCACGCCTCCGCGTGCTAGCCCGCCACGTTTAG
- a CDS encoding LysR substrate-binding domain-containing protein: MSQLPPLLWLQAFESAARTLSFTAAGNELGVTQAAISQRVRLLEDRVGQKLFVRHARSLTLTPAGQAWLPSIHDAFVRISEGTLEVFGSTSEQPVTLRATPVIQQSWLAPRLIAFHRAHPQVSIRVVSAIWPDDFGPEGADIEIRYGKGEWTGVEMQPLGEEQLLPVCSQALAETITAPSDLAGHTLLHAVGFGVGWPGWLQEAGVAHLEAQCWSLTCDNQVMTLALASQGGGVALTHRRLMEQRSDLVAPFELSVPSDERFWLVRPSRRHISDEAESVWRWLCNSIA, translated from the coding sequence ATGAGCCAATTACCGCCCTTGTTATGGCTGCAAGCCTTTGAATCTGCGGCGCGCACCTTAAGCTTTACCGCCGCAGGCAATGAGCTGGGGGTTACCCAAGCGGCCATTAGCCAGCGCGTCAGGCTGCTGGAGGATCGGGTGGGGCAGAAGCTCTTTGTGCGCCATGCGCGCAGCTTAACGCTTACCCCCGCTGGGCAGGCGTGGCTGCCGAGCATTCACGATGCGTTTGTGCGTATTAGTGAGGGCACCCTGGAGGTCTTTGGCAGCACCTCTGAGCAGCCAGTGACGCTGCGTGCTACGCCGGTTATTCAGCAGTCGTGGCTTGCGCCGCGTTTAATTGCCTTCCACCGGGCTCATCCCCAGGTGTCGATTCGTGTGGTCAGTGCTATCTGGCCCGATGACTTTGGCCCCGAAGGGGCGGATATCGAGATTCGCTATGGCAAAGGGGAGTGGACGGGCGTTGAAATGCAGCCGCTTGGCGAAGAGCAACTGCTGCCTGTTTGCTCCCAGGCATTAGCTGAGACGATAACCGCGCCGAGCGATTTGGCTGGGCATACGCTGCTGCACGCCGTTGGGTTTGGCGTGGGGTGGCCGGGGTGGCTGCAGGAAGCGGGGGTTGCTCACCTGGAAGCGCAGTGCTGGTCGCTCACTTGCGATAATCAGGTGATGACGCTGGCGCTTGCTAGCCAGGGCGGTGGTGTTGCGTTAACTCATCGACGCTTAATGGAGCAGCGTAGCGATTTGGTGGCGCCTTTTGAGCTCAGTGTGCCCAGCGATGAACGCTTCTGGCTGGTTCGCCCTAGCCGACGCCACATTAGCGACGAAGCCGAGTCGGTGTGGCGGTGGCTTTGCAATTCAATAGCGTAA
- a CDS encoding DMT family transporter, with protein MPLMYFLPPLATVLIWSGNMTINQLSVGAIAPSSIAFLRWLLALAVMTPFVLPAALRHRDEIRRQWPKLALLGLLGMGLWQGLAYVAAETTTATNMGILAAMVPLLTVLLSALILREPPTLGGIVGGVLAFVGVTVLLGRGNPLSLLQLQVALGDALMVVAATCYALYGVMLKRWSMNLPPWVMLYAQVCFAVLFLLPPYLMGPMTPIDGQNIGLIVYAGIPASIITTFLWMRAVRQIGANQSSIFINLMPLFSALIAMAFLGEQVAGFHFTGGLLILAGVIMAQTLTRPLTRGLTSDKPSSAR; from the coding sequence ATGCCCTTGATGTATTTTTTGCCACCGCTCGCCACCGTGCTTATCTGGTCGGGCAATATGACCATTAATCAGCTTAGCGTAGGCGCCATCGCGCCAAGCAGTATCGCTTTTCTACGTTGGCTGCTTGCCCTTGCGGTGATGACCCCGTTTGTGCTCCCAGCAGCGTTACGCCATCGCGACGAAATCCGCCGTCAGTGGCCTAAGCTGGCACTGCTGGGACTACTCGGCATGGGTCTATGGCAAGGGCTGGCCTATGTGGCGGCAGAAACGACGACCGCTACCAACATGGGCATTCTCGCCGCCATGGTGCCGTTATTAACGGTGCTGCTGAGCGCGCTGATTCTCCGCGAGCCGCCGACCCTCGGCGGCATTGTGGGCGGCGTACTGGCCTTCGTGGGGGTTACCGTTCTACTAGGGCGCGGTAATCCGCTCTCGCTGCTACAGCTACAGGTTGCCCTCGGTGATGCGCTGATGGTGGTAGCCGCTACCTGCTACGCGCTATATGGGGTAATGCTCAAACGCTGGTCAATGAATTTACCCCCCTGGGTGATGCTTTACGCCCAAGTCTGTTTTGCGGTGCTGTTCTTGTTACCGCCTTATTTGATGGGGCCAATGACACCTATCGATGGCCAGAATATCGGTCTGATTGTCTACGCGGGCATTCCTGCTTCGATCATTACCACCTTTTTATGGATGCGCGCGGTGCGTCAGATCGGTGCCAATCAATCGAGTATTTTCATCAACTTAATGCCACTGTTTAGCGCACTGATTGCGATGGCCTTCTTGGGCGAGCAAGTGGCGGGGTTCCACTTTACCGGTGGGCTGCTGATTCTGGCTGGGGTCATTATGGCGCAAACGCTGACACGCCCGTTAACACGCGGTTTAACCTCGGATAAGCCGAGCAGCGCTCGATAA